GGCTCGGCTGTGCCTGAGGCGAGGACGCCGGTGCACCGCTCGCAGCGAGAAAACGCAGCGCGTCCGAGCCGGCCTGCCGGCACAGCGACTGCAGCTCCGGTCTCGACGCGATCCGCTCAGTGACTGCGACCTCGATCCTCGTCGCCGTCTCCGCGTCGGGGCCGAATGTCCTGCCGGCGGCGGCGATGTCCGCAGCTGTCCGAGTCAGACGTTGGGCAGACACGGTGATGTTGAGGAATCCGGGACCCGAGACGTCGACAGCTGCCACTGCGGTGCTGCTGCGCAGCTCATCGGCGAGTTCATCGGCCAGGCTTCTGGGATCGGTGCCGAGCATCCGTGCGCAGCGCAGCGCGATGGTCGAGCTCCAGTCTCCCCTCCCGGCATGCTTCGGACGGCGAAGTTCGGGATCCGGAGCGGAGTTGCCGTCGATTCCCCGTGCGGCGGCGACGTTCGCCAGTGCACGCGACAGAGCGGTCTGCAGAAGTTCCGGAGTCACGTGCTCAGATTACTCGTCACCGGTTGTCGACGGCGAATCCGACGTCACATTCTGCGTCATCGGCATCCTCGCACTCCGCGGCATCGGCATTGTCGGCGCTCGTCTCGGACTCAGATGGAGCCGGGCCGACAGGCGGAGAAGCTGACGGCGAGTTTGACCGCGGTGGAGGCCAGCACCACCGCGAACGCGGGCCACATCACATCGAAGCTCTGGATCAGGAATGCGAAGATCAGGGGCCCGGTTGCGGCCATCAGATAGCCGCCTCCCTGGACGAAGCCGGAGAGAGCTGCGGAGGCCTCGGCGCTGCGTGAGCGCAGGGTGATCAGAGTCAGAGCCAGCGGGAATGTGGAGATTCCGATGCCCAACAGAACCGTCCACAGCACGGGCGCGGCTTGGGGTATGAGCCACAGCCCGAGGTATCCGACGGCCAGGCACAGGCAGAATGCCACGACGATCGGCGAGGCGGTGCGCAGCTTCTGCGCCAGCAGCGGCAGGACGAAGCCGAGCACCAGTGGAATCGCGGTCACGAGTGCGAGCATCGCTCCGGCGAAAGCCGCATCGAAGCCCGAACGCGTCAGCAGGGTCGGCAGCCAGGTGAAGAGGATGAAGTTGTTGAAGGAGGTCAGTCCGGTCATCGTCATCAGCGCCCAGGCACGCCGTGTCTTCACCAGCCGCAGGAGTTCGCTGCCGCCGACGACGGTGGCGGACACCTGTGCTCTGGGGGCAGGCCTGAGCACCGCGATCACAACCCATACGGCGATCGCCGCAGCGGCTGAGGCGGCCCACACGAGCAGAGACCCTCGCCACTCGAATCGCGCGGCCAGCGGAACCGCCACGAGCGGCGGAATGAACGTGCCCAGCTGCAGCAGGCCCACGTGCACCGTCGACATCAGTGCGACACGATTGGGGAAGTAGGACTTCACGACGGGCGGTACGACCACGTTTCCGATGCCCATGCCCAGCAGCGCGAGGACGCTGAGGACGAGGAAGATCGTCGGGGAGTCGATGACCGCTCGCACACCCAGACCCACGGTGATCATGACCATCGCCGCCAGGGTGATGGTCAAACCAGAGAAGCGGTTGTACAGACGCGGAGTGATGAATCCGCTGAGTCCGTACAGCAGCGGTGGCAGCATTCCGATGAATGCGAGGAAGACCGCGCTGAGGTGGATCTCCTCGCCCATCGCGTCCAGCAGAGGTGAGAGTCCGGTCACGCCCGGGCGAAGGTTGAATGCGGCGACAACGATCTCGATGACGACCAGAACGGATGTCCACGCAGATTTCATGATTGCATTTCTATCATCCCGGCGATCGCGCGGATCTCGGAGGGGTCAGTTCTCCTGTTTGAGTCCTTCGACCGGAGACAGCCGCGCGGCGCGACGGGCGGGAGCAAGCGCGGAGAGCAGGCCGGCGAGGACCGCCGCAACGAGGATCCCCAGAGTGCCAGGCAGCGACCAATCGACGATCAGCTGGTCCGAATAGTCCGTCGTGATCAGCCGGGTGCCGATGATTCCGAGGCCGCCGCCGAGGACGAGGCCGATCAATGCCGCCACCGAGGAGATGAGAACCGCCTCGAGCGCGAGCAGAGCCCGCAGCTGGGAGATGCTCAGCCCCAATGCCCGGAGCAGAGAGTTCTCCCGCCGCCGTTCGATCACCGACAGGCTCACCGTGTTGGAGACTCCGATCAGGGCGATGAGGACCGCCACGAGCAGCAGGGCCACCGCG
The Brevibacterium marinum genome window above contains:
- a CDS encoding DALR anticodon-binding domain-containing protein, yielding MTPELLQTALSRALANVAAARGIDGNSAPDPELRRPKHAGRGDWSSTIALRCARMLGTDPRSLADELADELRSSTAVAAVDVSGPGFLNITVSAQRLTRTAADIAAAGRTFGPDAETATRIEVAVTERIASRPELQSLCRQAGSDALRFLAASGAPASSPQAQPSLLRAAAPDNPVYFVQSVHAAACRIERRAASAQVPDAGPEPLTLTDPAETALLSALADFLPTAERSASRGEPRRITDYLTAAARLFVVWMRTCTVTPTVDEDITSLHGSRLVLDRAAINVLATGLRLLGVSAPERM
- a CDS encoding CynX/NimT family MFS transporter is translated as MKSAWTSVLVVIEIVVAAFNLRPGVTGLSPLLDAMGEEIHLSAVFLAFIGMLPPLLYGLSGFITPRLYNRFSGLTITLAAMVMITVGLGVRAVIDSPTIFLVLSVLALLGMGIGNVVVPPVVKSYFPNRVALMSTVHVGLLQLGTFIPPLVAVPLAARFEWRGSLLVWAASAAAAIAVWVVIAVLRPAPRAQVSATVVGGSELLRLVKTRRAWALMTMTGLTSFNNFILFTWLPTLLTRSGFDAAFAGAMLALVTAIPLVLGFVLPLLAQKLRTASPIVVAFCLCLAVGYLGLWLIPQAAPVLWTVLLGIGISTFPLALTLITLRSRSAEASAALSGFVQGGGYLMAATGPLIFAFLIQSFDVMWPAFAVVLASTAVKLAVSFSACRPGSI